Genomic segment of Candidatus Bipolaricaulota bacterium:
CGCGCGCGGGCACGATCCGCTGCGAATCGCAAGCTTCACCATCTATGGGACGAGCCTCGTCCTCCTTCATCTTGCATCGACGTTATATCACGGGCTTCGTCCCCCGCGGGTGAAGCGAATCTTCCGGGTGATCGATCACTGCTCGATCTACTTGCTGATCGCCGGGACGTACACCCCGTTCCTTCTCATCGCGCTGCACGATACCCAAGGATTCATGCTCCTCGGGGTGGTGTGGGGGCTCGCCCTGATGGGGATCATATTTCAGATCGCGTTATCCGGTTGGTTCGGCAAGCTATCCGTCCTCACCTACATCGGGATGGGGTGGCTGGTGGTAATCGTCTTCCGCAAGCTCCTCGTCAGCCTCCCGATCGGAGGTTTTCTCCTCCTCCTTGGCGGCGGACTCTCCTATCTGGTCGGGATCATCTTCTACGGCTGGAAGAACCTCCCGTACCACCACGCCATCTGGCACCTGTTCGTCCTCGGCGGAAGCGCGTGCCACTTCTTCGCAATCTTCCTCTACCT
This window contains:
- a CDS encoding hemolysin III family protein, producing MSRPDPWTEYTLGEEIANAVTHGVGTVLSMVGLALLVVHAARGHDPLRIASFTIYGTSLVLLHLASTLYHGLRPPRVKRIFRVIDHCSIYLLIAGTYTPFLLIALHDTQGFMLLGVVWGLALMGIIFQIALSGWFGKLSVLTYIGMGWLVVIVFRKLLVSLPIGGFLLLLGGGLSYLVGIIFYGWKNLPYHHAIWHLFVLGGSACHFFAIFLYL